A window from Salarias fasciatus chromosome 11, fSalaFa1.1, whole genome shotgun sequence encodes these proteins:
- the LOC115396783 gene encoding free fatty acid receptor 2-like encodes MQQCHTWLCLSVYIITFVLGFPANVLAFYTFCKKVRHKPTPIDILLLNLTISDLLFLLFLPFKMQEVSNNMRWNMPYVLCPLSGFVFYMTIYNSTFFLTAVSVERYLGVAFPIQHTLKRRPVYAVAASVFSWFFCFIHLSIVFIIPFIGMEESQSSTSGYNNSTNFMKAGNRREVCYENFTQAQLDILLPVRLELCVVLFFIPFLICSYCYINFIRVLSRLQHIDRRRRLRAIGMALGTLVVFAVCFGPYNISHIVGIIQWKSPHWRDKALLCSTFNACLDPLIFYFSSSAVRGTVGNVMEQFKSRLQRCMSCHMFQGFRARNNKTAKDKEETQEEINSI; translated from the coding sequence ATGCAGCAGTGCCACACTTGGCTGTGTCTGTCCGTCTACATCATCACCTTCGTGCTGGGCTTCCCGGCCAACGTCCTCGCCTTCTACACCTTCTGCAAGAAAGTGAGGCACAAGCCCACCCCCATCGACATCCTGCTCCTCAACCTGACCATCTCCgacctgctcttcctcctcttcctgccctTCAAGATGCAGGAGGTGTCCAACAACATGCGCTGGAACATGCCCTACGTGCTCTGCCCGCTGTCGGGCTTCGTCTTCTACATGACCATTTACAACAGCACCTTCTTCCTCACCGCCGTCAGCGTCGAGCGCTACCTGGGAGTGGCGTTCCCCATCCAGCACACCCTGAAGCGGCGGCCCGTGTACGCCGTCGCCGCCAGCGTCTTCTCCTGgtttttctgcttcatccaCCTCAGCATCGTGTTTATCATTCCCTTCATCGGCATGGAGGAGTCGCAGAGTTCCACCTCCGGCTACAACAACTCAACAAACTTTATGAAGGCCGGCAACAGGCGTGAGGTTTGTTATGAGAACTTCACACAGGCTCAGCTGGATATCCTCCTGCCGGTGCGCCTGGAGCTCTGTGTGGTGCTTTTCTTCATCCCCTTCCTGATCTGCAGTTACTGCTACATCAACTTCATCAGGGTTCTGTCCAGGCTGCAGCACATCGACCGGCGCCGGCGTCTCAGGGCCATCGGCATGGCCCTGGGGACTCTGGTCGTCTTCGCCGTTTGCTTCGGCCCCTATAACATCTCGCACATCGTGGGCATCATTCAGTGGAAGAGCCCTCACTGGAGGGACAAGGCCCTGCTCTGCAGCACTTTTAACGCCTGCCTGGACCCTCTTATTTTctatttctcctcctctgcggTGAGAGGTACCGTGGGCAACGTGATGGAACAGTTCAAAAGTCGCCTGCAAAGGTGCATGTCCTGCCACATGTTCCAGGGCTTCAGGGCCAGAAATAACAAGACtgcaaaagataaagaagagaCACAAGAGGAGATCAATTCTATCTGA